The genomic window NNNNNNNNNNNNNNNNNNNNNNNNNNNNNNNNNNNNNNNNNNNNNNNNNNNNNNNNNNNNNNNNNNNNNNNNNNNNNNNNNNNNNNNNNNNNNNNNNNNNNNNNNNNNNNNNNNNNNNNNNNNNNNNNNNNNNNNNNNNNNNNNNNNNNNNNNNNNNNNNNNNNNNNNNNNNNNNNNNNNNNNNNNNNNNNNNNNNNNNNNNNNNNNNNNNNNNNNNNNNNNNNNNNNNNNNNNNNNNNNNNNNNNNNNNNNNNNNNNNNNNNNNNNNNNNNNNNNNNNNNNNNNNNNNNNNNNNNNNNNNNNNNNNNNNNNNNNNNNNNNNNNNNNNNNNNNNNNNNNNNNNNNNNNNNNNNNNNNNNNNNNNNNNNNNNNNNNNNNNNNNNNNNNNNNNNNNNNNNNNNNNNNNNNNNNNNNNNNNNNNNNNNNNNNNNNNNNNNNNNNNNNNNNNNNNNNNNNNNNNNNNNNNNNNNNNNNNNNNNNNNNNNNNNNNNNNNNNNNNNNNNNNNNNNNNNNNNNNNNNNNNNNNNNNNNNNNNNNNNNNNNNNNNNNNNNNNNNNNNNNNNNNNNNNNNNNNNNNNNNNNNNNNNNNNNNNNNNNNNNNNNNNNNNNNNNNNNNNNNNNNNNNNNNNNNNNNNNNNNNNNNNNNNNNNNNNNNNNNNNNNNNNNNNNNNNNNNNNNNNNNNNNNNNNNNNNNNNNNNNNNNNNNNNNNNNNNNNNNNNNNNNNNNNNNNNNNNNNNNNNNNNNNNNNNNNNNNNNNNNNNNNNNNNNNNNNNNNNNNNNNNNNNNNNNNNNNNNNNNNNNNNNNNNNNNNNNNNNNNNNNNNNNNNNNNNNNNNNNNNNNNNNNNNNNNNNNNNNNNNNNNNNNNNNNNNNNNNNNNNNNNNNNNNNNNNNNNNNNNNNNNNNNNNNNNNNNNNNNNNNNNNNNNNNNNNNNNNNNNNNNNNNNNNNNNNNNNNNNNNNNNNNNNNNNNNNNNNNNNNNNNNNNNNNNNNNNNNNNNNNNNNNNNNNNNNNNNNNNNNNNNNNNNNNNNNNNNNNNNNNNNNNNNNNNNNNNNNNNNNNNNNNNNNNNNNNNNNNNNNNNNNNNNNNNNNNNNNNNNNNNNNNNNNNNNNNNNNNNNNNNNNNNNNNNNNNNNNNNNNNNNNNNNNNNNNNNNNNNNNNNNNNNNNNNNNNNNNNNNNNNNNNNNNNNNNNNNNNNNNNNNNNNNNNNNNNNNNNNNNNNNNNNNNNNNNNNNNNNNNNNNNNNNNNNNNNNNNNNNNNNNNNNNNNNNNNNCAAAGTGCTTTATAAATAAACATTCTATTTAATGTTGTATGCTATGCTTCATCATACACAAGAAAAAAGCTATACAGCCTTACAGAGCAGCAAATTATAAGAATTTTAATGCTAAAAGCCTGTACTATTACAATGTTACATACCCANNNNNNNNNNNNNNNNNNNNNNNNNNNNNNNNNNNNNNNNNNNNNNNNNNNNNNNNNNNNNNNNNNNNNNNNNNNNNNNNNNNNNNNNNNNNNNNNNNNNNNNNNNNNNNNNNNNNNNNNNNNNNNNNNNNNNNNNNNNNNNNNNNNNNNNNNNNNNNNNNNNNNNNNNNNNNNNNNNNNNNNNNNNNNNNNNNNNNNNNNNNNNNNNNNNNNNNNNNNNNNNNNNNNNNNNNNNNNNNNNNNNNNNNNNNNNNNNNNNNNNNNNNNNNNNNNNNNNNNNNNNNNNNNNNNNNNNNNNNNNNNNNNNNNNNNNNNNNNNNNNNNNNNNNNNNNNNNNNNNNNNNNNNNNNNNNNNNNNNNNNNNNNNNNNNNNNNNNNNNNNNNNNNNNNNNNNNNNNNNNNNNNNNNNNNNNNNNNNNNNNNNNNNNNNNNNNNNNNNNNNNNNNNNNNNNNNNNNNNNNNNNNNNNNNNNNNNNNNNNNNNNNNNNNNNNNNNNNNNNNNNNNNNNNNNNNNNNNNNNNNNNNNNNNNNNNNNNNNNNNNNNNNNNNNNNNNNNNNNNNNNNNNNNNNNNNNNNNNNNNNNNNNNNNNNNNNNNNNNNNNNNNNNNNNNNNNNNNNNNNNNNNNNNNNNNNNNNNNNNNNNNNNNNNNNNNNNNNNNNNNNNNNNNNNNNNNNNNNNNNNNNNNNNNNNNNNNNNNNNNNNNNNNNNNNNNNNNNNNNNNNNNNNNNNNNNNNNNNNNNNNNNNNNNNNNNNNNNNNNNNNNNNNNNNNNNNNNNNNNNNNNNNNNNNNNNNNNNNNNNNNNNNNNNNNNNNNNNNNNNNNNNNNNNNNNNNNNNNNNNNNNNNNNNNNNNNNNNNNNNNNNNNNNNNNNNNNNNNNNNNNNNNNNNNNNNNNNNNNNNNNNNNNNNNNNNNNNNNNNNNNNNNNNNNNNNNNNNNNNNNNNNNNNNNNNNNNNNNNNNNNNNNNNNNNNNNNNNNNNNNNNNNNNNNNNNNNNNNNNNNNNNNNNNNNNNNNNNNNNNNNNNNNNNNNNNNNNNNNNNNNNNNNNNNNNNNNNNNNNNNNNNNNNNNNNNNNNNNNNNNNNNNNNNNNNNNNNNNNNNNNNNNNNNNNNNNNNNNNNNNNNNNNNNNNNNNNNNNNNNNNNNNNNNNNNNNNNNNNNNNNNNNNNNNNNNNNNNNNNNNNNNNNNNNNNNNNNNNNNNNNNNNNGGAGTGGGCATGCATTCAGTCTTACATTTTAAATCTTCatactctcctttctcccttcaatCTATACCAAACAAAATATCAACAATTTTCAACAACATCCATACATTCCAATTatttcctcctcaccttccctttcatctttaGAGCAAAATTATGNNNNNNNNNNNNNNNNNTTCAACACAAATAGCCATTAAAATTACTTTTACAAGTCCTTTTTACTTAATATTACATACCTAACATTTACATGTGCTGAAGAATGGATTATCAGGCCACCCAAGATGTATGCTTTGTTTCTACACAGCTGGAAGTATTTTGGTAAAGTCACATGAAACATTTTActgcttgaaaaaaataataaactgaaaaaagTAGTCATTCACTTCGAGAAATGGCATGTAGCTTAAGTCTTTAGACAATACATCACTTAAATAACTGGAGTGATGTATCTTGACTTGACTGACTACACTGATTCACCAAGAATCACTTATCAGAGCACTTGCTGTAATGTATCTTCATAAATACTTTTAATTAAACTCAGGACAGTTTGAATCCAAAGTTCACTTTTATTCATGTTTCAAGGGAACTGACAAACAATATTTAATGATGAAAGATGTGGCTAAAACCTTCAAAGTTTACATGTTGATGTACCACATTTTtgcacataaattatatattcgaACTTTTAGTATCAACACTCCTTTTTTCAGCATTCAGAAATATAATTTAGTAATCATATATACCATCTCCACTTttcttaagtaaaaaaaaaaaaaaaatggtaatgttcATAATACATGTAactgaaacacaaaaatcttaataaaataaatatcaggaATTAAGGATAAATAGTTGAGCTTTTGTAACACAGACCATTGTAAATCACCGATACTGGAGCTGAGATTTAAAATATTCCTCCAACATCTCAAATATATTTATCAAGAAAGTcaaacattcattaaaaaaaaaaaatccttggcaACATCAAAGTTTCAAAACTTAAACCTGAAGCATCAGATTTTTGTCTTTGTAAAACCATGTTAcaaataatggagaaaaaaatattctacatTAACTACCAAAATGCAGAATCTAGCCATAAGTTGCATGACcagaaatacttttaaaataatggcAGTAACAGAATTTACAAGAAAAATTCCTCCTACCAAGACAATACATTTACACATCTTTGCCACAAAATCTTTTCCCTTATTTGTTGCTCTTATTTGACTGCATTACTACCTCAAAAAATGCAAACCAATACTTTTACTCTTTCCCTTTAACGTTCTGATACTACAAAGCTGCTCATAAAGAGGGTTTAATAACACTGGGAAAGACTGTCTCTTCAGTGCATTACCCACTGACTCTCCTTTgactgttgggaaaaaaaaagtcccatgAATAAGATACTGTTAATAACTAACCTTCCATcagttttacattatatacattagatGAAATGATTTGTATCCCTGCAAAATTTTCATTTAATGAAACAATTttctcccaaaaaatattttctttcacaGATCACTGCATATAACATTTGCTTAAGAGTACTCTGTGATAATAAGAATCTTTGCcataatgttattaaaaacaataattactttCATTACAAATTTACCTAATCATCAATTTTCCAGATACATTAATTGGTATTTATAGGAGGCAGatttttatctacatctataccaTTCActctataataaaaagaaagtgaagtTGATAAAAACAGCAACTTCATGGTCTCCTCTGGaagacaaaaccaaaaccctatcatattatattacttcACAGGACATGAACTAAACAAAATTCTATCTCACGAACAGAacatttataacagtaattagtAAACCCAAGAGACAATAAGTACAAAACTTCTTCAGAATGTATTAATAGGCTTTATTTTAGCACctgtataatattaaaagaaaaaaatagaaataccgTCTTCAGTATTTCATCTAagttataattttcaataaagatAAACAAGTTCAGCCTATCTAAATGACCTTTAAATATGCTTTCTATGGAACCTACAGGCAGACAGTTTCACATTATAAGAGTAAATCAAAAAAAGcatttcccttaaattttcaaCACAGGGTAATATTCTGCATCTAGAAGATAATCAAATTTAaggatttctttgttttatcattgCAAATTTAAGCATATTCCTgaagaaagtaaaatatttttgttatctgaAAATTTAATGAATTTAGTCAAACAAAATTGTAGACACAAATACTTCACAAATACATccacataataatagaaaaaatatatttaaaaaaaaaggaattataatcTCCAGGACTTCTCCTCCCTGTGCAATACTCATTAGTCCACTCTACATTTTGTACAGttcatataattacatacacagcAAAATTTCTCACTCACtgcccttctcccattccctacACATCATGGAAACCGATCTTGGTGCTGCAACACTAAGCAATGCAGGACATTGATGCAGAGACCCAGCAGGAGAATCCACAGCGGCAACAGAACATGGTAGGACGTAATTCCCGCATCAGGGTTCTGCTGCTTTAGGCACAGGGCCACCATGAATGCCATTTTGAGAATGACAGCCAGTAGGGGCCAGACCCGCTTCAGGATGGCCGAGAGACGCTGCCTGGCCGTGCGGTGGTGTGAGCCACCTGACACCCCAACAGCCGTACGGCATTCATTGATCATATGGATGCTAATGTATATGAGAAGAAGTGCATCATAGAACCACATAGGGATAAAGACAATGAACCAATTCCAATGGGTTCTGTGGTCAAGCCGGAGTGCAAGCAAGATGAGAAAGACCAGGAGGAGGAACCAGGTGAATAATGCACGGTGTAGCATTGCCATGGCTGAGGTAATTCCGTGTCCACCTGGATCTCTGTCACACCAATGAGACTCTTCTCCTCTTGGTCTTTTGCAAATGACAGTAGAAATCTCCTTAACggtgctttatctctctctctgccaccttAAAAAACAAACCACTTTCCTTAAACTGGAAAATGCAATGCTACTCTCATATCACACAAAAACATTCCATCCTATAACATGGACAAGGAGTAGGAATCCTtggaccttttttctttttcatactttAGCTGTGTCTTCTTGTTCAGGCCCTCCTTTTCCGTGTTAAGATAATGCTACTGCTATGTTTGTCGTCCCTTTTGTCCCACGAGCAATGGCCTGTACGGGTGTAGCGTGCCGGTCCAACGTTCACAATCTGTAATAAAAGGNNNNNNNNNNNNNNNNNNNNNNNNNNNNNNNNNNNNNNNNNNNNNNNNNNNNNNNNNNNNNNNNNNNNNNNNNNNNNNNNNNNNNNNNNNNNNNNNNNNNNNNNNNNNNNNNNNNNNNNNNNNNNNNNNNNNNNNNNNNNNNNNNNNNNNNNNNNNNNNNNNNNNNNNNNNNNNNNNNNNNNNNNNNNNNNNNNNNNNNNNNNNNNNNNNNNNNNNNNNNNNNNNNNNNNNNNNNNNNNNNNNNNNNNNNNNNNNNNNNNNNNNNNNNNNNNNNNNNNNNNNNNNNNNNNNNNNNNNNNNNNNNNNNNNNNNNNNNNNNNNNNNNNNNNNNNNNNNNNNNNNNNNNNNNNNNNNNNNNNNNNNNNNNNNNNNNNNNNNNNNNNNNNNNNNNNNNNNNNNNNNNNNNNNNNNNNNNNNNNNNNNNNNNNNNNNNNNNNNCTCTTCTgcttaatgatgttattattcatAGTACTTCAAATCATTTGTCATTACTTATATGGCTCTCCTAATTACTATTCATACTAATTCTCATGGTTcctaatctatgtatatacagtatgagTTTCAAAAATCATAACTGTTTCAGTCTCAAGcacatgtaaaagtatatatgcagATGATGAAAGGAAATTGTACAGAGGCTAGGCAAAAACAGTAAATACCTGTAACGCAGGACAGTGGCTCATGAGAAGTGTGAGGTCTTGCCGAGTGAGCCAGGCACCACAACCCTCAAGAACCACCTCCTCCAAGACAGGCAGGTGCTTCTCCAGTCGGAAAAAGGGCGATGTCACCACCACCATGCGGTTCTGAAAGAGGGTCCTGTATCAGTGAACCAAAACATAACATTTCTTACAGCCTGAACGCATACTGATAAATAGTCTTAAATGCAGAGGAGAGAAGTTGCATTAAAACTGCAGTCAACTGTCCAGCTCTATATATTGATCCAGGTCTTCAAATTACTACAAGAAAACACTTTGTTGAcgtacaaaaatgataaaatatgatactCATGCATTTTATTCATTAACCCTATCATGCCAGGATGGGTGAGCCTGCTCTTAGTTAAAGTGCACTAAACATTTGTTCAATTGTTTGGCCCTAGGTGTGTTTACTGAGGAGAAATAGTACCTTAAAGTAGGCTTAAAGTTCTTTTTAGCCTTAATAACTAAACAATCTTTTATGTTATAGCCTCTTTTTAGCCTTAATGCCTAAACAATCTCTTATGTTAAAGCCAAGATGTTAGAGAGTGGAGAAATTGTATGTTTCCCATGCTTCTAATTTTCTTTCAAGCACACACCAGCTTGTAGACAATTCTGACACACAACATATCAGCACTGTTTCTTCTATGTCTCAAAGATAATGAAATTATCAAACTATGCTGTGAATAAAGATATAACTTACAATACTTGGATTAAAAACAGTTTTCATTACATTCAGGAGCAGATAATACCACTCACCTGTGGTAGATTGAAGAGTGCTGAACCGCAGAGCGATAACTTCCTTAGAGAGGCAGGCAGAGCTGAAAACTTGGTAGTCGATGCATCAATATAACACCGATGGAGATTGAGCTCCTGGAGATGTGGACAACGGCGCTTCAAGCTTGTCAAAAATGCTTCAGAGATACAACGTGatccttgaaaaaaaatcatcatggaTGCCAATAATGATTCTGCCACCTGCATCAACTCACATAATATTACACTTGTATAAAGAGTGGGTCATGTGACTTTATATAATGCAGGTGGGATATGAGTTACTGGAAAGCCTGTGTGGGTACTCAAGCTCTATTT from Penaeus monodon isolate SGIC_2016 chromosome 23, NSTDA_Pmon_1, whole genome shotgun sequence includes these protein-coding regions:
- the LOC119587769 gene encoding transmembrane protein 60-like, whose product is MAMLHRALFTWFLLLVFLILLALRLDHRTHWNWFIVFIPMWFYDALLLIYISIHMINECRTAVGVSGGSHHRTARQRLSAILKRVWPLLAVILKMAFMVALCLKQQNPDAGITSYHVLLPLWILLLGLCINVLHCLVLQHQDRFP
- the LOC119587768 gene encoding F-box/LRR-repeat protein 12-like (The sequence of the model RefSeq protein was modified relative to this genomic sequence to represent the inferred CDS: added 92 bases not found in genome assembly) gives rise to the protein MSNVTLLDLPEDVLLRIFSWLYAVDLYTLCSVHPRFARLVNDLSLWRHIDFGRAPLSLQFLHKFIRFLGSHTLSITVTGFVRASIRLHPKGSRCISEAFLTSLKRRCPHLQELNLHRCYIDASTTKFSALPASLRKLSLCGSALFNLPQNRMVVVTSPFFRLEKHLPVLEEVVLEGCGAWLTRQDLTLLMSHCPALQIVNVGPARYTRTGHCSWDKRDDKHSSSIILTRKRRA